The nucleotide window CTTGGTCTTTTAGTTTTGAACAAATGCCCGTTATATTATTATTACATGAAACACATCGCACATATATAAAAAAACGGATCCTTTTATTCATCACAACAAAGACAACTACAGGCCCACAGGGCGACTACATAGGATCTTCTGGAGTAGAACAGACTACTCGATCCCATCTTGTTATTCGAATTGGAAACAAACACTGAAAATAAGAACACTAGCCTCTATTGGTTAGAGTGGGCGCACGTAGACACCAAGCGCATCAAGATATATCCCACTGCGCGCAAAGAACCCAACGATGCTACTATTCTTCTGCACGGCTATGGTGAAAGGGGTTCCCTTCGCTTCTCCGAAAGGCCCGTACGTCTTCACATTCGTGATAAATTTCAAGGAAGTTATTATGTTGTGTCGGTCTTTGTCATAAATGCCGAATGTTCCAGAAACTTCCTTCACAAACTCAGAAGCGCCGagcacaaactgcattggaacgaAAAAGAGAAGTACGATTAGTGGCTTATATATGCAAGTGCGAAAATTCCATAAATATTTCTTCGGGGTCCACTGACCGTGTTTTGATTTCCTCCCGAACCTCCCCATGGTCCAGCATTGTGCTTCTGTCCAGTCTGGTCAACATAAGAAAATTTGATTGAATCAATAATTGAGCCGCTGCTAACAGTGATGCTCTCTAGTCGCCTTGGTACTGCCTCTAAAATGTCTTTATCACCCCCTCCATTTCCACCCCATGGTCCAAGCTTTGTGAGAAGGCTCTACATGATATAATGATTATATGATGTTTTGTTTAAATAAAAGGATCAATTAATGTGGGCAAAAATTGATAGCTATATCTTGAAATAAATACGTGCGGTATTCAGCAAACCTCTGATTTCAACACGGGGCAAAACCCATGGATAGTGAGTTCTATGATGTTACCGTCGCTCCTTTGTTCATGGAACTTTTTGTGGATGACACCGTTTGCCATTGCAAACTGTCCCGTCCCACCAACAATAGCCCACTCGCCTTCTTCAACAGATATCCCCATCACTTGAAGCGTTGACCCCTTAAACCTGTACAATGTTCATATATTGTTAGTACATGTATCATGCACCCAAATAGACTGTAATAGGGTACTTCCTAATAATAGAATCAGATGTAATCTAACTATAATGTATATGAAAATGTGTCACTTGACAAAGATATATAACCGTGTTTTCTAATTTTGCGACAACTAATGTATATATAACCATGTGTTTGTGTGTGTACGCACCTTTCAATCTCAAAGGTTATGCTGAAAGTATTCTCCCAGTTACCAGCATAGATATGCAGGCCTTGCGCACGCGCAACGACAGTGGCGCCAGGGCTAGGGCCATCACATATCGACCAGTTGTTAACAACAGTCGAACCCAAACCAGTAGTGGCATTGGAGTCTATTATAACTGACTGATTTTGGTTTGAACCGAGGGGCGTGTGGAAAAGGTACAGGTTGCTGAAGTTGAGCTCAGTGATCTCTACAAACGCGGCGGAGGGAGTTATCTGGAAATTGGCCATGGTGACTGGTGAGTTGGGCGGGGCTCTGGCTCAAGAGATGATGTAGGCTTATGAGATGCTAGTATTGCTGTGTGTGATAACAGGAAGGTTGGGAGTGTTATTTATAGATAGCCAGGGCCAATGCAAGCGTGTCTAGGCTTAGATGGAGCGCCACATCCCACGTGttttgtgcttgtgaggatcagCCATGTGTACCATGAACACGCTAGGATACGTACAAGGGGAGAACTGTTGGTGCTGACTCACCGTTGTGCATCACGAGCAAGGGAATCACTCGTTTTTAGATATGATGACAGTAAGAAATAAACGCTCGTACGGGTAACTCATACTGTACCTTAGATTTTGGTGTGGTGCGCTTCATTGAAGTGGCGGAGCTTGGTGGGTGTCAGCCTAGGCCATGCCCCCCTGGGCTCAAAGGAAACAAGCCTATATCCATTCATGTTAGGTCTATTTTTCGCTACAAATCAGTTAAAAGTAATGAGGTCTGCCACCCCTCCCATGTTTTTGGCTCAAGCTCTGCCATTGTTAAATAGCGATGACGGTCAAGCCAAGCAACCAGTTGTGTCAACACGACCGACAGAGTGGGTTTCCCGCCGACGTGACTGTCTAATGCTGGCATGAGGACGGAGGGCAGCCCATATGTATGTTGTAGTTAGTCATGTTGTTGTCAGGTCCAGTCATGACTGTTTGGCATTGAACGGGCGTGGAGACCAGGATGCGGCATGGGCGGCGCTCTCAGCCGGCGCACCGCTTCAATGTTGGCTGTACTGAGAGGCCCCTCCTTCTCTAGGTTGGCATGAATGTGGCAGAGAGAGCTGAGATGCGTTGGCACATGAGATGTTTTTGGGTGGACCCAAGGTGTCCGATGCTTACGTGGCTGCGGTCTGGATGCCCACAAAGCCTTTTGGTTTGCATTCAGTTTTGTAGGAAAACGGACAATCGCACTCGTGTACGGACAGATGTGATACCATGTTGGATCGCAAAGTGCGTCGAGACCGCCCGGGCTGGACGCTTGTGGGCGGTTTGAGAGTCCATGTTGTAGATACCTTTATTGTGCAATGGTCCTTATATGCATATTTTTAGTAGTACTTTGGTATATAAGATTTAGTTTCGAAAGTCTACATGGTAAGTTGTGGAATCATATGGAATGGACCATGCAATAAAGAGCTGAAAATGATTACTACATGTCCAAGACAAATAGGGTCGTGCATCAGACATTcccttcactagtagaaaatagggcttcAGACCAAGgaggaaatcccattagtcccggttcgtggggccagggcgccggccggacatcatgggccattggtcctggttcgtgtcACCCCGTTGGTCCCGGTTtcatacacgaaccgggaccaataggccggcaaccgttcgtatcccctttcgtcccggttggtggttcaaaccgggactaagtggtggtggcaaccgttcgtctcACCCCTAGGACGAATTTTCCGCGGCGTTctatgatccaaggttatgaaaattgcatatagtgatctctctaggttccattggatagcaatatgcacttTCTATAtaagttccattggatagttaattgagggtttcttgcatTGGCCATAGTTAGttctagtgaaacaattttccttatTGCATATTTGCacaaccgtgggagaatatatatacatgtcatagttaatttacggtttcttaatcaattcataggatatgaaaattgcataggatagcaatatgtttcaTTTGAATCCTAAAAATAAATTTCTGTTGTAGTGAAACTACACCGTCGCCGCCGACATGGACGAGATCACCATGAGCGACTCCGTCGCCGCCACGTCGCACCCGGAGTTCGGCGCGCAAGTTCAAACAATGGATACCACCGCGACATCAACGACGAAGTCGACGATgccgaggagggggaggggaggacgagGCAGTGGAGGTGGAACCGGAACCAGTGCCGCAAAAGAAGGGGAGGAAGAGAAAACGGGCAGCAAACGCCAAGCCGGCCGAACCCCGCGTCAAGTGGACGTCCAAGGAAGACGAGTGCCTTGCCGAAGCGTGGAAGACTGTCAACACCGATCCGATCACCGGCGCGAACCAGAACAGCGAGACATACTGAGGGAGAATCAAAACTACGTTTGATGAACGCAATTTGGCCGACCCCGACTTCGCAAACATCCACATGGACCGCGACAAGAAGGCCATGGCGAATCGCTCGTCGACGATCCAAACGTCCTGCAACCACGTGGCATGGAATCGTGGAGGAGGTCGCAGCTCGCCCGGAAAGCGGCGCCAACGTCTGGGATCAGGTATGCCCACATTTGGCCGGCCCTAGTTCCTCACGTCGTCGCATGCTCTACCGACATGTTTTGTCCGCCGTCTTGTGCAAATGCTTGGGATGTTTGCCATGTACCGCGCCAACAACGAGGACCAAGAGTTCAGGTTCCTTCACGAGTTCTCCAGGATCGACTCATGCGAGAAGTGGAGGAAGGTTCGGATCGCCCTCAACAAGGCCGAGGAGACCTATAACCCGAACGCACCTGCCCCGGCTGCGGCAGAAGGGCGCCAGATGGCACCAAAAAGGCAAGGGCGGCGAGAGACGCGGTGCCCGCTGCCCAGCGGCTCCACGCTTCGATCGAGCAATGCATCGCCGACGTCAAGAGCAACGCTACTAGGAGGGAGGAGAAATCCGACTCGCGGTGGTCGGCGATGATGATCAACGTCGCTGGAAAAAAGAGGAACACCGACCTAGAGTTTATGATGAGGGTAGACACGTCGACGATAGATGACAAGGTGAAGGTGTGGTACATAGTACTGCACGACCTCATCTTGAACCAGATGACAGCGCCCATGGCAACCATGACGGCGACCGCAACCACAACCATaacggcaacaacaaccacaaacgcaacgacgaccacgacgatggcGGCCAGCCACACAGAGGGCACGCCAACCGCGAGCCCGACTACGCTGACGACGGACAGCCCTGGGGCGCCGATGATGAGCCCGTATACGCCTGTGGAGGATCCGCACCCCGCCGAGTTGGCTGTCTGAGCCGTTTTTATCCTTTCCTTTCGACCGTCGAACTATTGGTGTGTTTGATCGCCGAACTATGACACTGATCGCCGAATTCGCGGCATGTTTTTGGACAGCGGGAAATAGGAATTTTAAAAACGTTGGCATCTGGGTGCCGAAACCTGGTGGCGCGGCAGAAAACTCGCTCGCTCCCAGGCTAAGAATAGTGCCAACGAAATATCAGAAAGGCTATCGCTAGGGCGGACTGGGAGCCAAATGGCTCGAGATGCTCTTACTACATGAGTTGCTATAAATTGCTAAAGTTAGAATGATTTGCTGATCTCGGCACCGTTTACATGCATATGTCACTTTATAGTGTATCCAGATTACATGACCCTTGTTTGTAATGCTACGCAGAAGGCCTGAGCTGATGTGATAGCTTGTAATCACTGATGGATTTCATAATAGAATTTTAACTTAATTACTGATGATAAGATGAAATTAATCTTCAACCAAGCAAAAAAATTCGGTTACATATACTTGGATCGACATTGTAGCTTTTAGTAGTTTATCTTGCGACTGTGCATCCATGTCGGTACCAGAAAGATCAAGCATGTGATGTTCACCGTGCATGCATGTTCACGAGCAAGTAGTAGTTAAGCTCTCGGCTGGATTACTCAACTAGCTTGATAAGAATATACGAATATGCATGTCAAACATTCAACTTGTGAATATTCTTTTAAGAAAAGGAGGAATACCCCGTCCTCTTTATCAAATCGATGCATATAACTGTTTATTATATTATTGCACATAACCCAATTAAACAACTACATGGATCAATTCCAAGCAACCTGCATAGCAACACTGTGGCTACACCTACCATCTTAATAATGTGCCCAACCATATATCAACACGTCTATTCCGATGGCCTCAACAAACCACGCATCTGAAATGACTGACCGACCTTTTTAAGCCGAAAGCTCAGCCGGTTGTGTCACCAATGTGGCGACATCGGCTGAGAGCGCAGTTGCCGATAGCTCAGTGGCTGCCGTAGCCTAGATCGACAGATTTCGTATGCACAGATCATGGTGGACTCCTGTAGCCCCATCCTGCACTCTATCTCTGAAGAGTTGGTGgaggcgaaggccgagatgcttgcgTATGACGCGGCCATGAAGGCCAAGAAGCAGAGGTAGAGGATGTCGGGAAAGTTGACTTTGTTGGCTTTTGaatgtgcgtatgcagctgtacaggcgtgcctacgcgattcttgctttggCCGGCtatttgacggaacttgcgtaactagcgacacgaataaaactgatcgatggattagatggctaaaggcccgtgtcgagcctttgttttgtattgcttttcgtttttctggtgttacaatcaacacccctagggtgtcttttatacacgtccataagggactatgaaaatagactaggactaggaatcctaatactactagaactcggtttggctttctttcctaatcctaaagaaacaacacgattaacttctacattcacctccttaatcttgttgcttgacttcacttcttgcactccgactttcctcctcatctcgatgaacttctgtcgaccgagggacttggtgaaaatatcggcaagttggtctttcgtgttcacatgttgaatctCGGTCAACCCTTCTTCagtgcactcccggatatgatggaaccgggtatctatgtgcttgctcctttcgtgatgaaccggaactttgcacaacgagattgcagcttggttatcgatcttcagtgacaccttctgcacctcccgctttgcaagaatagctaggagtcttctcagccacactgcttgacaagccgccgtgcttgccgctatgtattctgcctcgcatgaagacaatgccaccaccttttgcttctgagaattccagctaatcggattcgggccaaggtagaaaaccatgcccgttgtgctctttcggtcatcaacatcacctgccatgtcactatctgaatatccacgaaggatcaatccttcctttccctttctgtacatgCAACCAATATTAATGGTGTCTTTCACATAgcacaagatttgattgaccgcgctgatgtgctcggttgtcggattctccatgaaacgactcacgatcccgactgaataagccaagtcaggtcgggtatgcaccaaatatcttaggctgcccacaacacttcgatacattgtggtgtccaccggcggatttgagctacgcttgctcaacttgtgacgttggtccattggaacttgtgtctcgtagcaatcggacatgccacacttttccaataacttgaccgcataagccgattgacatagggaaatctctccggagctttgcttcacttcgatgtccaagtaatagctgaggaatcccagatcactcatgctaaacttgttcttcatttgcgtcttgaaacgttcaatttcttgtacactATCTccagtgataatcagatcgtcgacataaacttcaactagcaggtttgagcctttggagttctttgtatagactgcgtactcgaggggacatctcttgaacccgagcgagaccagacttcggtctaactttgagttccaagctcttggcgcttgcttcaacccgtaaagtgccttcttgagcttgtaaactttcccttcttcgcctttcttctcgtagccgaggggttgttccacgtacacttcttctgtgagatcgccgttgaggaaagcggatttaacatccatatgacgaaccttccaatcctcttgtgctgccaaagctaggagcactctcaccgtctcgattcgagcaaccggtgcaaacacctcatcatagtcaactccttgacgttgtacgtagccctttgcaacgagtcttgccttgtacttcacaatggcaccctccgtgtccttctttaacttgtaaacccacttcaaacctatcgtcttttggtttggaggtggggttaccaaagtccacgtgccattgctctcaattgccttcatctcctcatccatggcctgcgtccagctaggacttttgctcgcctctacgaagttcgccggctcctcaactctgaacagacatagtccggagtactcgagcgtaactggctttgtgtacttgtagactttcttgagggtcttgtagcgacgaggccctgaggaatccgttgtggcttgcgaaggaggcgacacaaattgtgtcggtgttgatgcacttgaggaagacggctgagaccttggtgtgtcatcgacatccgtgtcgtcggcgtagtcgtcgtgaccgtgaccatcatcttgattgtcgtcgtcactatgcgcctcgttgtcgatgttgtcgtcgagatctccgcctgtgtcgtgcgcggcgttgtcgccatctccttgcgacctatgcgcgtcgtcgtcggtgtcggcaccatgatgatcactaccattgtggtcaccttggttgggcgtcttgccaaccacctggacatccttccctgcatcatcatcagttggaaattcaactgcaaatatgttactgtttggagcatcgtcggctgtggCGCTCcaattcgacgcttggttttcttgAAACACGAcgacgcgtgaaatccgtagacgcttggtttgtggatcgtagaaacggtatgccttgttgccagaactgctctcgtatccgatgaacaccatcttggtgctacgatcggcaagctttgagaggtgcggctccgccgtcttcacatgtgccacgcacccgaatgtccgtagatgagacacattcggcttacgtccgtaaattgcttcatacggagtcttgccgatcaccgccttcgttggagcccggttgagaagatagaccgccgtcgagacaacttctcaccaaaaagtccccggcaggttcttgctcttgagtaaactccttgccatgccaacgacggttcgattgcgcctttcaacgaccccattctgctgtggcgtgtaaggtgccgtgaggaacctctttatgccaatcttctcgcagtagtcgttgaactcattcgacgtaaactctccgccgcgatctgtccgtagagcgcgaaccttcagcttgtgttccatctctgttgcagccttcagcttcttcaatgcttcaaacgcctcatctttagaccgtaggagaatgacccacatatatctcgagtagtcgtctaccacaaggaagaaatacttctttccagcgtgagttcccggggtgatagggccacatagatcaccatggagcagctcgagtgcatcacttgcacgataggtagactgagcagggaatggcctgcggtgctgttttccaaccaagcacccgtcacatactcgatcaacatggtcgataactggcatcccggataccatctccatctttgacatcttcttcaaggcgtagaagttaacgtgtccaaatctagcatgccataaccacgaatcatcatcactcttggcgagccaacactctggttgagattgatcaaggttgaggatatatagcctattccgtgtgcgattaacacgagctagcacgtttcggaggttgtcgaatatcgtcatcactccgctctcgatattcaccttgcatccattctcgtcaagcttcccaatagagatgatgttgttgcgcagccgtgggatgtagtatactccggtgagtatgcgatgttcgcttgtgagaccctcaaagaggacagatccttgcccgcaaatctccacagctgaaacatcaccgaacttgactgagccttcaacatcgtattccagctcgaggaatttctccttgcaccccgtcatgtggttactggcacccgtgtcgagataccacgacacgttctgatcattggataactttggtgtcactttttcctcatgaagtagcaccttccggcttggtttcacaaccaccatttcagcgagatcacaaacttcggccatcagaagacctggaccttcgtcttcctgctttgccaaatttgccttgatctcccgcttgttaggctttggacaatccttcgcaaagtgacccatcttattgcagttatagcacttgacctcggacaagtccaagttccgtggtttctgctctttagattggcccgccttaccacgaccttgtggtttgccttttcctttgccttttccggtttgtccatcgcccttcgtgttgcttgagccttcgccaccgtcacaccttcctttgctacttggggcctcccaatctgcgggcgagtacatgagttggtcactacctcctcctttgccttttcgacagccacgagcattctcttcgcaCGTCCACAggagtccgatcgcctccgttatggtcatgtcgtcgatgtcgtaaagctgctcgagcgtgccgatgatgtacgtgaatttgtcagtcactgaattgaaaaatttctccacaatctcggtctcctcgagctttgcaccaagcgcgcggatctctcccaccaaagtagtaagacgcatggcatagtcgttcaccgattcagtttcctccatctgcaacttgtgaaattggcacttcagcacttgtgcccgagccttggtgacacgatcttctccgatcctcatctccttgagtgcgttccacgcctctcttgccgtctcaaactccgccaatgtcattagcacgaaatccggcacggactgggcaatggcggccatggcaccttcgtcggactcgtcatcgacgtcgtcgt belongs to Hordeum vulgare subsp. vulgare unplaced genomic scaffold, MorexV3_pseudomolecules_assembly, whole genome shotgun sequence and includes:
- the LOC123418461 gene encoding mannose/glucose-specific lectin-like produces the protein MANFQITPSAAFVEITELNFSNLYLFHTPLGSNQNQSVIIDSNATTGLGSTVVNNWSICDGPSPGATVVARAQGLHIYAGNWENTFSITFEIERFKGSTLQVMGISVEEGEWAIVGGTGQFAMANGVIHKKFHEQRSDGNIIELTIHGFCPVLKSESLLTKLGPWGGNGGGDKDILEAVPRRLESITVSSGSIIDSIKFSYVDQTGQKHNAGPWGGSGGNQNTFVLGASEFVKEVSGTFGIYDKDRHNIITSLKFITNVKTYGPFGEAKGTPFTIAVQKNSSIVGFFARSGIYLDALGVYVRPL